A region of Gracilinanus agilis isolate LMUSP501 chromosome 3, AgileGrace, whole genome shotgun sequence DNA encodes the following proteins:
- the SPC25 gene encoding kinetochore protein Spc25, which produces MMSHIKTEEELDSFNKSINDFWNKFRNTTLNEHCSQMVGLRDTYKGSIEALAERLSTKIKEEDRMIETFLEFRNMIHIQNKLIQEKQDNLLKLVDGIQDKEREMEKLTERIQDLKESLDKKKEIISAANKANKERLKMLQKSYDLYKDQLGLEIRKIYGGKLQFIFRCIDPKAPEKPFTFILRINEEGDYEVSDSAPHLECLAEFQEKVRKTNNFSAFLANVRKAFIALVCNECVNTV; this is translated from the exons ATGATGTCTCACATAAAGACAGAAGAGGAATTGGACTCatttaataaaagtataaatGACTTTTGGAACAAATTCCGAAATACTACACTCAATGAACACTGTAGTCAAATGGTGGGGCTGAGAGATACTTATAAAGGCTCCATTGAAGCACTGGCAG AAAGATTATCCACAAAGATAAAAGAAGAAGATCGAATGATTGAGACTTTTCTGGAATTCAGGAATA tgATCCACATCCAGAATAAACTTATTCAAGAAAAACAAGATAACTTATTAAAACTGGTTGACGGTAtacaagacaaagaaagagaaatggaaaagctGACAGAAAGGATACAAGATCTTAAAGAATCAttggataagaaaaaagaaa TTATTTCTGCTGCTAACAAAGCCAATAAGGAAAGGTTGAAAATGCTTCAGAAATCTTATGATTTATATAAAGATCAACTTGGACTAGAAATTCGAAAAATTTatg GTGGAAAACTTCAATTTATATTCCGATGTATTGACCCTAAAGCCCCTGAGAAACCATTCACCTTTATCCTGCGCATAAATGAAGAAGGGGATTATGAAG taTCAGATAGTGCTCCTCATCTGGAATGCTTGGCTGAATTTcaagagaaagtaaggaagacCAACAATTTTTCAGCTTTTCTTGCCAATGTTCGGAAAGCTTTTATTGCTTTGGTCTGTAATGAATGTGTAAATACTGTGTAA